tttttccctcttcgtcctcctccttctaTTTCATACTTTCTCGCTGTCAGGAGGACGCTTTGGTacccgtgacctctgacccccagTCTCTGAGTGTGTCCGTGTCATCGGGAGGCGGGGCAGGAAGTGGAAGCGATGAGGAGGGGTCAGGTAAGGCCCAACCCAAACGCCTCCACGTCTCCAACATCCCGTTCCGCTTCAGAGACCCAGACCTCCGCCAGATGTTTGGGGTATGAAGTTCATCCGATACACTACAGATAATAAGAATACAAAGATTTATCATACGGATGCAATTATCATAAACACTAATTACTGTTATTCCAAAATCCATCCATCTGACACCTGCAGCAATTTGGCAAGATCCTTGATGTAGAAATCATCTTCAATGAGAGGGGGTCCAAGGTGAGTcttacagaaacaaacatgagaagAATTTATAATGAAgagacataaagaaaataaccaTAAGATCGTACAAACCTGAAGGGCTTTGGATTCGTCACCTTCGAGAGCGCGGCTGAGGCCGACCAAGCTCGAGAAAAGCTCAACGGAACAATCGTGGAAGGGAGAAAGATTGAGGTCAGTGAGATTTCCCAACATTTGTAGGTTTTCCACATGATTATTCTGTAAAATCCCCCTTTTACCGCTGCTTTATTGTTATTGCTGTCCTCAGGTTAACAATGCCACTGCAAGAGTAGTGACCAAGAAGCCCCAGACGCCTCTGGTGAATGGGGAAATTTCACGTAAGACGCAACTTGTTAACAAACGCACATTTCTGGTTTGAGGGCTGAGGGATTCTGGGAAGTTTCAGCTTCTAActatgttttttcttctgtgcagCTTCTGGATGGAAGATCAACCCTGTCATGGGAGCAATGTATGCACCTGAGCTCTATACAGGTGAATAAACATAGCACCTTTATCGCTTTATCAGATCCGTACAATTTACCATTTATAATTGaatgttttgttctttgttttctgcagtTGCCAGTTTTCCGTACCCTGTAGCGGCTCCCACCTTGGCCTACCGGGGCTCTGCCCTGCGTGGTCGCGGTCGAGCCGTCTACAACACGATtcgctctgcagctgcagccacaccTACTGCTGCTGTCCCCGCCTACCCTGGGTAAGAGTCTGAGTCCTGTGGTGTCCGGTCAACGTTTAATTCATTCACTACAAATCactgaaatattgtttttactcGTTTTGTTTCAGGGTTGTATACCAAGACGGATTATATGGAGCAGAGGTCTATGTAAGtatctgtgcttttcttttaccccatctatccatccatccattcaaccatccatccatccatccatccatccatccatccatccatccatccatccatccatccatccatccatcctttcatcaatccatctattcatccatccatcatatCACACTGTATGAAATCAGTAAATGTCCTGTatgtctctgtctttatttgttcCAGGGTGGATATCCAGCAGCGTATAGAATGGCTCAAGCAGCATCTGCTGCCACAGCGACCTACAGTGATGGGTAGGTAGATAAACATCATATCAGTCATCAATGTGTTCCTCACAACAAcacttgaaatgttgaaaataaaacagtgatgTACCATTATATCTGTTAGATAGATGTTGAAACTCGGTATCTCCTGTACATGGAGACATATCACAAGTGATTTGATGGGTTTCAAAAGCAATGTCACACATTGTGTGAATTCTCACTTTTTTCACTAAAACAAGTTGAGTTCCTATGTGAAGGTTCTTACTTCCATAAGACACAGTTCTGTGTTTTAAGCCTTTGCACTTCCCTCAAATAAGCAAGTTTTTCCACTTTCAACATTTGTCAAACACATCTTCACTAAATGTGACAACTTTTCAACATCTTTACAATGCGATTAGTGTTATGTGCTACATAGAAgaacaaaaatagtttttttttaattttcagtaAAGTAAATATGTTGCCAAGTTAATAGCTCCCATCAGAAATGACCTTTGTATTCTTTCGGTGTTTAAATGACATGTTAAGTCTCTTTTAATCTACAAGTTCCCATTATGGCTTTTATAATGTGCTGAATTTGACTTTTTTCAGGCAAAGTCTTTTAATTATAATCTAATAATTTAGTATTTCTGAGTGCGGAGAAGGTTTTGACATGGTAGTGGACTGATGGGGGCTGTTTGTTAGTCACAACTTCCTGTGGGACCATCCTGGCTGCGGCCTCCATCAGGACATGTGTGACATTTACATCTGTCTTTGTCCAGATATGGACGGGTGTACACCACAGCCGCAGACCCCTATCACCACTCAGTCGGACCAACGACGACATATGGAGTTGGAACAATGGTGAGTggagtcaaaacacacacacacacacacactgcagctgctgtttaaaGCTGTGTTGCTACATCTGCGCTGACACCTGCTGTACTGATCTGTCAACAGGCCAGTTTGTACAGAGGAGGATACAACCGCTTCACCCCATACTGAGTCCCCCCagcagaggggggagagagaggctggtgTTTGTCTCTCTTGGGACTCTGGGATTGGCTGATCCGTGGACACAGGACAGTTTATGAGATCCTTATACTGAACGTGGAAGTGGTTTTTACCTCCTGCCTCCATCGCACTCACCTCTCCCCCGGGAGACTCAACTGCCGGAAGCTGTAAATACTGTAGGAACCCGTTGCTCTCCACAAGGAAAACTCAGCACATGGAAGGGGATGatatgtaatatttatatagatatagatatataaacaGATGCTTAAAGCCTTTAACGGATGATTGTTTTCTGAATTTAAAGAGTTAAACAGTAGAGAAGTAGGTAGCTGCTGAGAAAAATACTGTGAGAAAGACTTTGGGGATTCGTGTCTGGGGTTTGTCAAGTTTTCACGGGTCAAACTGTACAATGTTAAAGGACTAATTTTCAAATGACAAGTATTTacatgtgtggttgtgtgtgtgtgtgtgtgtgtgtgtgtctgtgtgagcatATGAGAGAGGGTCATGCATCAACACTGTACCCAGAGACAGCTGTGACACTggttttacaaacacacaactaatGTTTGTCTGGATGTAGTTGGAATTTCACCATTTTTgttctctttgccttttttctctAACAATCTACCTCTCGTACATTTTAAGCTTTTCAGACATCGaccctgtttctttttctctgatCTTTAATCCTGCGgagttttattttcctctccatGAATTCTAATTAGTTTCTGTTTCCGTGGCTCACTGCCTGACGAGCCTGGGGCCTGTATCCAGAGCTTTGAGTTACTTTTTCCAggttcttttaaatatttatcttaCTTGTGTTCACCCAGGGAAGTTTGATTTTGCTGAGTTGCTTTTATCCCGGTTTTATTCTCAACGTGAGCTGCAGTAAGAAGCTGTGTTTTGCTGTTGGCTTGACTTCACAGACTGAGGATTAGAATCCTTGGTTTCTAGAACTTTTCTGCTGAAAAGACAAGAtaaaatctcacaatgtaaGAATTTCATTATTCTCTTCTGTCCTTTGCCTTGTTTCTTTCcctgtttgctttattttctctctcctccctcgctcAAATCTGCTGAACGACTTCTTGTGTTGATGGTTTCCTCttggttttgtctttgtgtttgttgcactCGTTGCTGCTGAGCTTGACATTTACACctttgaataaaactgttttctctcttttctttttctctgtcctttATTCTAGTCTATTGGTTTTCCATTCTgatcctttttttccatttcttatCATTTGCTTTGCCTCTTTagattgatttttttctatGCACCTTTCACCAAGAGGccttgatttcattcatttcgATTTTACTGAGGCTTTCACCTCATCAGAaaattctattctatttattgcttctgttttctgtttcctacTTGTACTTTTCTTCCAGTTTCCATGCATTCTtccttgtttccttctttttctcctcagtctgtcctcctctgtgttctctctctacTCTGTGTGAACTCCTCCTGTCATTCTCTCGCTTTATTCTGCTCTGCAGTAGTCATACTTAGTCGCATAGATTTAAATCTCTATTCCTGCTATTGAACTTTTCTTTGAGCATCTTTC
Above is a genomic segment from Hippoglossus stenolepis isolate QCI-W04-F060 chromosome 8, HSTE1.2, whole genome shotgun sequence containing:
- the rbfox1l gene encoding RNA binding protein fox-1 homolog 1-like isoform X2, which codes for MLSSPTMILQPYGLPVYQQPPTCYPGMVQGGAPQEAGPGSGDPALSQVYAQPPSYPPPGQGLPTSAGRLPPLDFTSVHAGTEYAEHHQLRVYQGPQLEGVEALTSGSVEDALVPVTSDPQSLSVSVSSGGGAGSGSDEEGSGKAQPKRLHVSNIPFRFRDPDLRQMFGQFGKILDVEIIFNERGSKGFGFVTFESAAEADQAREKLNGTIVEGRKIEVNNATARVVTKKPQTPLVNGEISPSGWKINPVMGAMYAPELYTVASFPYPVAAPTLAYRGSALRGRGRAVYNTIRSAAAATPTAAVPAYPGVVYQDGLYGAEVYGGYPAAYRMAQAASAATATYSDGYGRVYTTAADPYHHSVGPTTTYGVGTMASLYRGGYNRFTPY
- the rbfox1l gene encoding RNA binding protein fox-1 homolog 1-like isoform X1, whose product is MLSSPTMILQPYGLPVYQQPPTCYPGMVQGGAPQEAGPGSGDPALSQVYAQPPSYPPPGQGLPTSAGRLPPLDFTSVHAGTEYAEHHQLRVYQGPQLEGVEALTSGSVEDALVPVTSDPQSLSVSVSSGGGAGSGSDEEGSGKAQPKRLHVSNIPFRFRDPDLRQMFGQFGKILDVEIIFNERGSKGFGFVTFESAAEADQAREKLNGTIVEGRKIEVNNATARVVTKKPQTPLVNGEISPSGWKINPVMGAMYAPELYTVASFPYPVAAPTLAYRGSALRGRGRAVYNTIRSAAAATPTAAVPAYPGVVYQDGLYGAEVYFQGGYPAAYRMAQAASAATATYSDGYGRVYTTAADPYHHSVGPTTTYGVGTMASLYRGGYNRFTPY